The proteins below come from a single Marinobacter gudaonensis genomic window:
- a CDS encoding DUF4212 domain-containing protein — protein MSGHSYDAEAYWKANLRLIFGSLIVWALVSYGFAILLRPMLAGIPIGGTDLGFWFAQQGSILTFIALIFHYAWRMNKIDEKFGVHEE, from the coding sequence ATGTCAGGTCATAGCTACGACGCTGAAGCCTACTGGAAGGCAAACCTACGCCTGATATTCGGGAGCCTGATTGTCTGGGCCCTGGTATCTTACGGCTTTGCAATTCTGCTCCGTCCAATGCTTGCAGGCATTCCGATTGGTGGCACCGATCTGGGCTTCTGGTTTGCCCAGCAAGGTTCCATCCTCACGTTCATCGCTCTGATCTTCCACTACGCATGGCGCATGAACAAGATCGACGAAAAATTCGGCGTGCACGAGGAGTAA
- a CDS encoding 3'-5' exonuclease, translating into MLEQIKQWIGQRRSGRVGNHDPGNLPNPKPPGDQLLSDCRLIVLDLETTGLNASKDEVIAIGAVAIRGGVIHLGDQFDLVLRRPELDISQTVLIHGIGPEALTRGHETEDALLYLLEWMNGDPILAYHSAFDQKFLEKTLRSQLGYGVAHTWMDVADLMPAFFPDARTGGKGLDNWADYFGLEVGERHHAASDAMATAELTLIALNRARKDGVKTLKGLQEKLHYRRRLQNMHRF; encoded by the coding sequence ATGCTGGAACAGATCAAACAGTGGATTGGACAGCGCCGAAGCGGTCGCGTAGGCAACCACGACCCGGGCAACCTGCCCAATCCGAAGCCCCCCGGTGACCAGTTGCTGTCGGACTGTCGCCTTATTGTGCTGGATCTTGAAACGACCGGCCTGAATGCCAGCAAGGACGAGGTAATCGCTATCGGGGCCGTTGCCATACGCGGCGGCGTCATTCACCTTGGCGATCAGTTCGACCTGGTACTCCGCCGGCCAGAGCTGGATATCAGCCAGACCGTGCTGATTCACGGCATCGGTCCCGAAGCCCTTACCCGAGGCCATGAGACCGAGGACGCACTGTTGTACCTGCTCGAGTGGATGAACGGCGACCCGATACTGGCCTACCACTCCGCCTTCGACCAGAAGTTCCTGGAAAAGACCCTGCGCAGCCAGTTGGGGTACGGCGTAGCGCACACCTGGATGGATGTGGCGGATCTCATGCCTGCCTTCTTCCCGGATGCCCGAACGGGTGGCAAGGGTCTCGACAACTGGGCCGATTACTTTGGCCTGGAAGTCGGCGAACGTCATCACGCAGCCTCTGATGCCATGGCGACGGCAGAACTGACCCTGATTGCCCTGAATCGGGCCCGGAAAGACGGTGTCAAAACGCTCAAGGGACTGCAGGAAAAACTGCATTATCGTCGCCGGCTTCAAAACATGCATCGTTTCTGA
- a CDS encoding putative nucleotidyltransferase substrate binding domain-containing protein translates to MAAAIQEHDNPQNIRAIMTFLREHAPFSSMDDAHLAHFAENASIQFYADGDEVLSPEQGVVKRFYVVKQGRIRGERHNDKEGRTETTFEISQGECFPLAAMIGERPTRTLHRAAGDTFCLSIGQAAFVTLFSESEPFRDFCLRGVSSLLDQVNRRIQSNAMASMGSSTSLDTPLERYALRNPIVCSPDLPVRKAVARMHENNVGSIIITDDSRHPTGIFTLRDLRTMIAEAKGPLDTPIRQVMTPDPCCLPSHADAFEAAMLMAEHHFAHLCVVDDEHRLIGVVSERDLFALQRVDLVNLARTIGTATHLNTLVSLRADVSRLVDAMLAHGADSGQVVKIITTLNDVTVRRVLELNLKRNDPGIPFTWLTFGSEGRQEQTLLTDQDNGILFETPEGMTEDQVREKLLPFAQTVNKELADCGFTLCKGNIMASNPKLCLSGREWDDWFIRFIDASTPQNLVYSSIFLDMRAVFGPTEPLQELLEKVLTRIRKNALFQKMLAGNAFQRKPPLTMFRNFRYVTDGKKHALDLKRQGLAPFVEAVRVFALANGVETANTLERMDELAKKGIFDPKDANAWKEAYSLIQAIRMRAHQEMLAREEELTNYIDPDDLNPLDRRILRESFRQAQRLQQKLEVTYQL, encoded by the coding sequence ATGGCGGCAGCTATTCAGGAACACGACAATCCCCAGAACATCCGGGCCATCATGACTTTCCTGCGCGAGCACGCGCCCTTCTCCAGCATGGATGATGCTCACCTGGCCCACTTTGCCGAGAATGCGTCCATTCAGTTCTACGCAGACGGAGACGAGGTGCTGTCCCCGGAACAGGGTGTTGTCAAACGGTTCTACGTTGTCAAACAGGGTCGGATCCGGGGCGAGCGCCACAATGACAAGGAAGGACGGACAGAAACCACGTTCGAGATAAGTCAGGGCGAGTGCTTTCCGCTCGCGGCCATGATCGGCGAGCGCCCTACCCGAACGCTGCACCGGGCAGCGGGCGACACCTTCTGCCTGAGCATCGGACAGGCCGCCTTTGTGACGCTTTTTTCCGAGAGTGAGCCGTTCCGCGACTTCTGCCTGCGGGGCGTCAGCAGCCTGCTGGATCAGGTCAACCGTCGCATCCAGTCCAACGCCATGGCATCCATGGGCTCGAGCACCTCGCTGGACACGCCACTGGAACGTTACGCTCTGCGCAACCCGATTGTGTGCTCGCCGGATCTGCCGGTGCGTAAGGCGGTCGCCCGAATGCATGAAAACAACGTTGGCAGCATCATCATTACCGACGACAGCCGTCACCCGACCGGTATTTTCACGCTCCGGGATCTGCGAACGATGATCGCCGAGGCCAAGGGGCCCCTCGACACCCCCATCCGGCAGGTAATGACGCCGGACCCCTGCTGTCTGCCCTCCCACGCAGATGCCTTTGAAGCGGCCATGCTGATGGCAGAGCACCATTTCGCCCATCTGTGCGTGGTCGATGATGAGCACCGGCTGATCGGTGTGGTGTCTGAGCGAGACCTGTTCGCCCTGCAGCGTGTGGATCTGGTGAATCTGGCACGTACCATTGGCACGGCCACCCACCTCAATACCCTGGTAAGCCTGCGTGCCGATGTGTCCCGACTGGTGGATGCCATGCTCGCCCACGGCGCTGATTCCGGCCAGGTGGTCAAGATCATCACCACGCTGAACGATGTCACAGTACGACGGGTGCTGGAGTTGAATCTGAAAAGGAACGATCCGGGCATTCCCTTCACGTGGCTGACCTTTGGCAGTGAAGGACGACAGGAGCAGACCCTGCTGACCGATCAGGACAATGGCATTCTGTTCGAGACACCGGAGGGCATGACCGAAGACCAGGTAAGGGAAAAACTTCTGCCCTTCGCCCAGACCGTTAACAAGGAATTGGCAGACTGCGGCTTTACGCTCTGCAAGGGCAACATCATGGCCAGCAACCCAAAACTCTGCCTGAGCGGACGCGAATGGGATGACTGGTTTATCCGTTTTATCGATGCCTCAACGCCCCAGAATCTGGTCTACTCCTCCATCTTTCTCGATATGAGAGCCGTGTTCGGGCCTACCGAGCCCCTGCAGGAATTACTGGAAAAGGTCCTCACCCGAATCCGCAAGAATGCGCTGTTCCAGAAAATGCTGGCGGGCAACGCCTTCCAGAGGAAGCCCCCTCTGACTATGTTTCGCAATTTTCGCTACGTGACAGATGGCAAGAAGCATGCCCTTGACCTCAAACGCCAGGGTTTGGCCCCGTTTGTGGAAGCGGTGCGGGTGTTTGCCCTGGCCAACGGGGTAGAGACCGCAAACACCCTGGAGCGCATGGACGAACTGGCGAAAAAGGGCATTTTCGACCCGAAGGACGCCAATGCCTGGAAAGAGGCCTACAGTCTGATCCAGGCCATTCGGATGCGGGCCCACCAGGAAATGCTGGCGCGTGAAGAAGAGTTGACCAACTACATTGATCCGGACGACCTGAACCCGCTAGACCGGCGCATACTGCGGGAGTCCTTCCGCCAGGCTCAGCGGCTTCAGCAGAAGCTGGAAGTTACCTACCAACTCTGA
- the smrA gene encoding DNA endonuclease SmrA, with protein sequence MVKSGLKQVIERNAMTTKEERLSFLEEMKDVRRIRKPNRAEVTTPRELTPGHLERQRAAVEKPMRDNNPLTSDMVEPLTAQDVLCWQRPGVQHGVFRKLRLGQYPIEARLDLHRMTVEQARREVFAFIGDCVRYGLRSVIILHGKGERNPDGIAQLKSYLAKWLPELDDVLAFHSAQKHHGGTGAVYVMVRKGDRDKQRNRELHGSR encoded by the coding sequence ATGGTAAAGTCCGGATTGAAACAGGTGATTGAACGTAACGCCATGACGACCAAAGAAGAGCGCCTCAGCTTTCTTGAGGAAATGAAGGATGTGCGGCGTATCCGCAAGCCCAACCGGGCCGAGGTCACCACGCCGAGAGAACTGACGCCGGGGCATCTGGAGCGTCAGCGTGCGGCGGTGGAAAAGCCGATGCGGGACAATAACCCTCTCACCTCCGACATGGTGGAGCCCCTGACCGCTCAGGACGTGCTTTGCTGGCAGCGCCCGGGCGTACAGCACGGCGTGTTCCGTAAGCTGCGCCTGGGGCAATACCCGATCGAGGCCCGGCTTGACCTTCATCGCATGACCGTTGAGCAGGCGCGACGCGAAGTGTTCGCCTTTATCGGCGACTGCGTGCGATACGGGCTGCGCTCGGTCATTATTTTGCACGGCAAGGGCGAGCGAAACCCGGACGGCATCGCCCAGTTGAAAAGCTACCTCGCCAAGTGGCTGCCGGAACTTGACGATGTGCTGGCCTTTCATTCGGCCCAGAAACACCATGGTGGAACCGGCGCAGTTTATGTCATGGTTCGAAAGGGCGACCGGGACAAGCAACGCAATCGTGAACTTCACGGAAGCCGGTGA
- a CDS encoding (2Fe-2S)-binding protein produces MALSLTVNGEPRSLDVEGDTPLLWVVRDELGLKGTKFGCGAGLCGACTVHLNGQPVRSCSTPVEMAAGADVVTIEGLGKEDRLHALQQAWIDHGVPQCGYCQSGQIMSAAHLLATNPSPSRDEIVAAMTGNLCRCGTYSRIIAAVESVAGSNASDVKEA; encoded by the coding sequence ATGGCCTTGAGCCTGACGGTCAACGGAGAACCACGATCGCTGGACGTGGAAGGGGACACCCCACTGCTGTGGGTAGTGCGGGATGAACTGGGGCTCAAAGGTACCAAGTTTGGTTGCGGTGCCGGATTGTGTGGTGCCTGCACCGTGCATCTGAACGGTCAGCCTGTGCGGTCCTGCTCAACACCGGTAGAAATGGCTGCCGGCGCGGACGTTGTCACCATCGAAGGGTTGGGCAAGGAGGATCGGCTTCATGCGCTACAGCAGGCATGGATCGATCACGGCGTGCCGCAATGCGGTTACTGCCAGTCTGGCCAGATCATGAGTGCCGCTCACCTGCTGGCTACTAATCCGTCACCCTCCCGGGATGAAATTGTCGCTGCCATGACCGGCAATCTCTGCCGATGCGGAACCTATTCCCGCATCATCGCGGCGGTCGAGTCCGTGGCTGGCAGCAACGCCTCCGATGTGAAGGAGGCATAA
- a CDS encoding molybdopterin cofactor-binding domain-containing protein, which translates to MINRRDFLKVSAGASGSLMVAMALPGCAGVQTGYQAETGEWRPDAWLELTENDEIYFTLARVEMGQGTYTGLTTLIAEELAVAPERITPRFAPVAPEYRNPLYKLQLTGGSTSMATSWEPLRLAGAEVRLMLVMAAARIWEVDSSDCEARDGRVVHPNGIDSLPYGKLVRLAATEVVRGDIPLKPPADWQYIGKQQNRLDAHAKSTGTAVYGIDVELPDMVYAVVSRSPRIGGRVRSFNGDDVSAMPGVLGVFEIERGVAVVADRYWRARKAQKVLEIDWDYSDALSLSNGQVFASYREAADEDPGVSERSEGSFESASEAADRIVEVEYTQPYLAHATLEPMNATAWYRNGQIEVWAPTQAPDLGRIAAARVTDLRPDDVTIHTTFLGGGFGRRLTQDYIEEVAAVAQRTDRPVKLIWSREEDTRHDVYRPAMLHRLKASLSGNELTGWHHQIVGPQILDWYVRNAAPAQYPWAPKFMYDTLGKVGLMAEGIATPKDHSAIEGAIEYPYAVANIDVRHTHTDPGVPISWWRSVGYSHNGFAVETFMDELAHAAGEDPYRFRRRLVASEPRHLAVLDRAAEMAGWDQPAPDGRARGVALVRSFGTYVAQVVEASIENGAIRVHKVACAVDCGQVINPRIVVDQIEGGILFGLTAALYGEITFANGEVQQSNFHDYPLMRLYERPEVEVEIIPSTASPTGVGEPGVPPVLPALGNALFALTGKRQRTLPLKADA; encoded by the coding sequence ATGATCAATCGCAGGGATTTTCTCAAGGTCAGCGCCGGTGCTTCCGGCAGTCTGATGGTTGCCATGGCGCTGCCCGGTTGCGCCGGTGTCCAGACCGGTTATCAGGCGGAAACCGGCGAGTGGCGCCCGGATGCCTGGCTGGAGTTAACCGAAAACGACGAGATCTACTTCACCCTGGCACGGGTTGAAATGGGTCAGGGTACCTACACGGGGCTCACCACGCTGATCGCCGAGGAGCTTGCGGTGGCCCCGGAACGCATCACGCCGCGCTTCGCTCCGGTGGCACCAGAGTACCGCAATCCGCTCTACAAGCTGCAATTGACCGGTGGCAGCACCAGTATGGCCACCAGTTGGGAGCCCCTGCGGTTGGCCGGTGCCGAAGTCCGCCTGATGCTGGTTATGGCCGCGGCGCGGATCTGGGAGGTTGATTCGTCGGACTGTGAAGCTCGGGATGGCAGGGTCGTTCACCCCAACGGTATTGATTCCCTGCCGTACGGCAAGCTGGTCAGGTTGGCGGCAACCGAGGTCGTCCGGGGCGATATCCCCCTGAAGCCGCCGGCGGACTGGCAGTACATCGGCAAACAGCAGAACCGACTGGATGCCCATGCCAAATCGACCGGCACTGCTGTCTACGGCATTGATGTCGAGCTCCCGGATATGGTGTACGCCGTGGTTTCCCGATCACCACGTATTGGCGGACGAGTACGGAGTTTTAACGGTGATGACGTAAGCGCCATGCCGGGCGTACTCGGTGTGTTCGAGATTGAACGCGGCGTGGCGGTCGTTGCCGACCGATACTGGCGAGCGCGTAAAGCCCAGAAGGTCCTCGAGATCGATTGGGATTACTCGGACGCCCTGTCGCTCTCCAATGGCCAGGTGTTTGCCTCCTATCGCGAGGCCGCCGACGAGGATCCGGGCGTGTCGGAGCGTAGTGAGGGCAGCTTCGAGAGCGCCAGCGAGGCGGCCGATCGCATTGTGGAAGTCGAGTACACGCAGCCCTACCTGGCCCACGCCACTTTGGAACCGATGAACGCCACGGCCTGGTATCGTAATGGCCAAATCGAGGTATGGGCGCCGACCCAGGCGCCGGATCTGGGGCGGATTGCCGCCGCCCGCGTGACCGACCTGCGGCCGGACGACGTGACCATTCATACCACCTTTCTCGGCGGCGGCTTCGGTCGACGCCTGACCCAGGACTACATCGAGGAAGTGGCAGCGGTGGCCCAACGGACAGATCGGCCGGTCAAGCTGATCTGGTCGCGGGAGGAAGACACCCGTCACGATGTCTACCGACCGGCCATGCTGCACCGCCTCAAGGCCAGCCTCTCGGGCAACGAGCTGACCGGATGGCACCACCAGATTGTCGGGCCCCAGATCCTGGACTGGTACGTGCGTAACGCGGCCCCGGCCCAATACCCCTGGGCACCGAAGTTCATGTACGACACCCTGGGCAAAGTCGGTCTGATGGCGGAGGGCATTGCCACGCCCAAGGATCATTCGGCCATCGAGGGGGCCATCGAATACCCCTATGCGGTGGCCAATATTGATGTCCGCCATACCCACACCGACCCCGGCGTTCCCATCTCCTGGTGGCGTTCCGTGGGGTACTCCCACAACGGGTTTGCGGTGGAAACCTTCATGGACGAACTGGCCCATGCCGCCGGCGAAGACCCCTACCGGTTCCGCCGACGTCTGGTGGCCTCCGAGCCACGGCACCTGGCGGTGCTGGATCGGGCCGCCGAGATGGCGGGCTGGGATCAACCGGCACCCGATGGAAGGGCGCGAGGCGTTGCGCTGGTTCGAAGCTTTGGCACCTACGTGGCCCAGGTGGTGGAGGCCAGTATCGAAAACGGCGCTATCCGGGTGCACAAGGTGGCTTGCGCCGTGGACTGTGGCCAGGTGATCAACCCGCGAATCGTGGTGGACCAGATCGAAGGTGGCATACTGTTCGGTCTGACCGCGGCTCTGTATGGCGAAATCACCTTTGCTAATGGCGAAGTCCAGCAAAGCAATTTCCACGACTATCCACTGATGCGTCTGTATGAGCGCCCGGAAGTGGAAGTTGAGATCATCCCGAGCACGGCGTCTCCCACCGGGGTTGGCGAGCCCGGCGTGCCGCCGGTGTTGCCGGCCCTTGGCAATGCACTGTTTGCCCTGACCGGGAAACGGCAGCGTACACTGCCGCTGAAAGCCGATGCCTGA
- a CDS encoding XdhC family protein encodes MPEFVGQPDGHGSGVAVTAGHLSVIRDARQWLEAGRRVWLCTIVETWGSSPRPVGSWLAISEAGDWSGSVSGGCLEEDLLRGVADQGSEEPVLIDYGITDSDRDQFQLPCGGRIRLLVEPLAGDASLTHVRELDEALSRHRAVVRRISVQRTLAQGVAQLDYQPVKGTSSVTRDGEQFIHALQPECRLLLIGAGEVARYVAEFALAADFAVTLCEPREAFAAGWSHHHIPLDRRLPDDLVAATFNDPFTGVLALAHDPRIDDMGLLAALQTGAFYVGAMGSKRTSQARRERLASLGLDQATLDRLRAPIGVDIPSKTPAEIAISVVADLIAARHHLRQAGAPL; translated from the coding sequence ATGCCTGAGTTTGTTGGGCAGCCAGACGGCCACGGGTCCGGTGTCGCAGTGACCGCAGGCCATCTCTCCGTAATTCGGGATGCCCGCCAGTGGCTTGAAGCCGGTCGGCGGGTCTGGTTATGCACCATCGTGGAGACCTGGGGCTCGTCCCCGAGGCCCGTCGGTTCCTGGCTTGCCATCAGTGAAGCCGGCGACTGGAGTGGGTCGGTCTCCGGCGGCTGCCTGGAGGAGGATCTGCTTCGGGGTGTTGCGGATCAGGGCAGCGAGGAGCCTGTGCTGATTGATTACGGCATCACCGACTCGGACCGCGACCAGTTCCAGTTGCCCTGTGGCGGTCGTATCCGCTTGCTGGTGGAGCCGCTGGCCGGAGATGCTTCCCTGACTCACGTTCGGGAACTGGACGAGGCCTTGTCCCGGCACCGGGCGGTGGTGCGCAGAATCAGCGTTCAGCGCACACTTGCCCAGGGCGTCGCGCAGCTCGACTATCAGCCGGTGAAGGGAACCAGCTCGGTCACCCGGGACGGCGAGCAATTCATCCATGCGTTGCAACCGGAATGCCGCCTGCTGTTAATTGGTGCGGGCGAAGTGGCCCGTTACGTCGCCGAGTTTGCGCTGGCCGCCGATTTCGCCGTCACCCTGTGTGAGCCCAGGGAGGCTTTTGCAGCCGGCTGGAGCCACCACCACATTCCGCTCGACCGCCGACTGCCGGACGATCTGGTTGCGGCGACCTTCAACGACCCGTTCACTGGCGTTCTGGCCCTGGCCCACGACCCGCGGATCGACGATATGGGGCTGCTGGCGGCGCTGCAAACCGGCGCATTCTACGTGGGCGCCATGGGGTCGAAACGCACCTCGCAGGCGAGGCGGGAGCGGCTGGCGTCGCTGGGCCTCGACCAGGCAACCCTGGATCGCCTTCGGGCCCCGATCGGTGTTGATATTCCCAGCAAGACTCCGGCAGAAATTGCCATATCGGTGGTTGCCGACCTGATTGCCGCCCGTCACCATTTGCGACAGGCGGGCGCACCCCTATAA
- a CDS encoding methylthioribulose 1-phosphate dehydratase yields the protein MFDVTRYAAAADEIVQAGRFLYQRGWSPATSSNYSARIDGEHIAITVSGRHKGQLGAGDVMVVDLAGRAVQSNCRSSAETRLHTVLYELFPDVGAVLHTHSVKATVLSRLIDSGQALVLEGYELQKAFAGVETHESVLSVPVFENTQDIDALAEETREWFRAHPEQPGYLIRGHGLYTWGRTMADCLRHVEAFEFLFECELETMRVRP from the coding sequence GTGTTTGATGTGACCCGATACGCCGCTGCCGCCGATGAAATCGTGCAGGCCGGCCGATTTCTCTATCAGCGGGGCTGGTCGCCCGCCACCAGCAGCAATTACTCGGCCCGTATAGATGGCGAGCACATTGCCATTACCGTCTCCGGCCGCCATAAGGGGCAATTGGGCGCGGGCGACGTGATGGTGGTGGATCTGGCAGGCCGTGCGGTCCAGAGCAACTGCCGGTCTTCGGCCGAAACCCGGCTGCATACCGTGCTCTATGAGTTGTTTCCTGACGTCGGCGCGGTGCTTCATACTCACTCGGTGAAGGCCACTGTGCTGAGTCGGCTGATTGACTCCGGACAGGCACTGGTCCTGGAGGGCTATGAGCTGCAAAAGGCGTTTGCCGGCGTTGAGACCCACGAGTCGGTCCTGAGCGTGCCGGTGTTCGAGAACACTCAGGACATTGACGCCCTGGCCGAGGAAACCCGCGAATGGTTCCGGGCCCACCCCGAGCAACCCGGTTACCTGATTCGTGGCCACGGGCTCTATACCTGGGGCAGGACCATGGCCGATTGCCTGCGTCACGTCGAGGCTTTTGAATTCCTGTTTGAATGCGAACTAGAAACCATGAGGGTGCGCCCATGA
- a CDS encoding 1,2-dihydroxy-3-keto-5-methylthiopentene dioxygenase, with protein MTTLSIFDQSRPEAAHTVTEDPAEIRDLLAAQGVRFEQWPTRELPVDASPEAVLEAYREEVANLKDECGFQTADVISLNPDNPQKEAFRQKFLDEHTHSEDEVRFFVRGQGLFYLHFGNEVYAVLCQKNDLISVPNGTRHWFDMGPEPAFTCIRLFTNPEGWVASFTGEDIAGRLPRYETLAGATG; from the coding sequence ATGACAACCTTGAGTATTTTTGATCAGAGCCGGCCGGAAGCGGCTCACACCGTAACGGAAGACCCGGCAGAAATCCGCGATCTGTTGGCGGCCCAGGGCGTTCGTTTCGAGCAGTGGCCGACCCGGGAGCTGCCGGTGGATGCGTCGCCAGAGGCCGTTCTCGAGGCTTACCGGGAAGAGGTGGCCAACCTGAAAGACGAGTGTGGGTTCCAGACCGCCGATGTGATCAGCCTGAACCCGGACAACCCGCAGAAAGAAGCCTTCCGCCAGAAATTCCTTGACGAACACACTCACAGCGAGGATGAGGTGCGCTTTTTCGTGAGAGGGCAGGGCCTGTTCTACCTGCACTTCGGGAACGAGGTATACGCGGTGCTGTGCCAGAAAAATGATCTGATCAGCGTTCCCAACGGCACCCGCCATTGGTTCGATATGGGGCCGGAGCCGGCTTTTACCTGCATCCGTCTGTTCACCAACCCCGAAGGCTGGGTGGCCAGTTTCACCGGTGAAGACATTGCCGGGCGCCTGCCGCGATACGAAACCCTGGCAGGGGCGACGGGATGA
- the mtnC gene encoding acireductone synthase, translating into MIRVILTDIEGTTSSISFVHDVLFPYASDHLPAFVRQRHGDTLAVSEQLDAVAEVSGVDRNDLEGLIEVLQGWIREDRKETSLKALQGMVWEQGYQQGELKGHIYPDAADYLQRWHDRGLRLFVYSSGSVKAQKLIFGFTTEGDFTPFFSGYFDTRVGGKKEVASYHNILSELGVEASTVLFLSDVEAELEAAEQAGMKTAWLVRDGDLPETERFVARDFAEVDTLLQAR; encoded by the coding sequence ATGATCCGGGTTATCCTCACCGACATCGAGGGTACCACCAGCTCCATCTCTTTCGTCCACGATGTGCTGTTTCCCTACGCCAGTGACCATCTGCCGGCGTTTGTCCGGCAGCGGCACGGTGACACCCTGGCCGTGTCGGAGCAGCTGGATGCCGTGGCCGAGGTCTCGGGCGTTGACCGGAACGACCTCGAGGGTCTCATTGAAGTGCTCCAGGGATGGATCCGGGAGGACCGCAAGGAAACGTCCCTGAAGGCGCTGCAGGGCATGGTCTGGGAGCAGGGCTACCAGCAGGGAGAACTCAAGGGTCACATCTATCCGGACGCGGCAGACTATCTCCAGCGCTGGCATGATCGGGGGCTGCGCCTGTTCGTATATTCCTCTGGGTCGGTCAAGGCCCAGAAACTGATCTTCGGTTTTACGACCGAAGGTGATTTTACCCCGTTCTTCTCTGGCTACTTCGACACCCGGGTGGGCGGCAAGAAAGAGGTAGCCTCCTACCACAATATCCTGTCCGAACTGGGGGTTGAGGCCAGCACGGTCCTGTTCCTGTCGGATGTAGAGGCAGAGCTGGAGGCGGCAGAGCAGGCGGGTATGAAGACGGCCTGGCTGGTGCGCGACGGCGACCTGCCGGAAACAGAACGATTTGTAGCCCGTGACTTCGCGGAGGTTGATACCCTTCTTCAGGCGCGATAG
- a CDS encoding DUF3080 domain-containing protein, with amino-acid sequence MPGSGFLKMCMPAMALLLAGCDPFSEARPMMDEYVERVARVLETEPRYSEVPAASQLPRRRERVLDLPDLDMGMLDFLSLYGCELQYVVGEKNSVMGRVMQPLNRLRYEIRFIQSARECLPDIEDEDFAEELSEAIESKQESLPIALWNATWGVEEVETLFTLAKGYYPVAVAGEVNPVSDLARDITRLNGVVAELESGNLDVSLDFVGEVHQRWQAEYRAGQLINSARLLTARLQDGTALLRQRLEGQPLCLNRQPNNQSDIVQNMFFSVYIGKVQPYLSAVSRGRVALIEPFERLADQQAEVMPEAFHPWYRRHLSRTGAGSLWQDLDLAISDHTRAWQDLLGQCGLRPGA; translated from the coding sequence ATGCCCGGTAGCGGGTTCCTGAAAATGTGTATGCCGGCTATGGCGCTGCTGCTGGCCGGCTGTGACCCCTTCTCCGAAGCCCGCCCCATGATGGATGAATACGTGGAGCGGGTGGCCCGGGTTCTGGAAACCGAGCCGCGTTATTCCGAAGTTCCCGCTGCCAGCCAGCTGCCCCGTCGCCGGGAGCGAGTGCTTGACCTTCCGGACCTGGACATGGGCATGCTGGATTTTCTGTCGCTCTACGGGTGCGAGTTGCAGTATGTGGTAGGCGAGAAAAATTCCGTCATGGGCCGCGTGATGCAACCGTTGAACCGACTGCGGTACGAAATCCGCTTTATTCAGAGCGCCCGCGAGTGTCTCCCCGATATCGAGGACGAAGACTTTGCCGAAGAGCTGAGCGAAGCCATCGAGAGCAAGCAGGAATCTCTCCCCATTGCCCTGTGGAACGCCACCTGGGGTGTAGAGGAGGTGGAAACGCTGTTCACGCTGGCGAAAGGCTATTATCCGGTGGCGGTGGCCGGTGAGGTAAATCCGGTGTCGGATCTGGCCCGGGACATTACCCGTCTGAACGGTGTGGTCGCCGAACTTGAATCCGGTAATCTTGATGTCTCTCTGGACTTTGTCGGTGAGGTTCACCAGCGCTGGCAGGCCGAATATCGGGCCGGGCAGTTGATCAACAGCGCGCGGCTGCTGACCGCCAGACTGCAGGATGGTACCGCGTTGCTCAGGCAGCGCCTCGAGGGGCAGCCCTTGTGCCTGAACAGGCAGCCGAACAATCAATCGGATATCGTGCAGAACATGTTCTTCAGCGTCTACATTGGCAAGGTGCAGCCATACCTGAGCGCTGTATCGCGGGGGCGGGTTGCGCTCATCGAACCGTTCGAACGGCTGGCGGACCAGCAGGCTGAGGTGATGCCAGAGGCGTTCCACCCCTGGTACCGGCGCCACCTCTCCCGGACAGGAGCGGGGAGTCTGTGGCAGGATCTGGATCTGGCGATCTCGGATCACACTCGTGCCTGGCAGGACCTGCTCGGGCAGTGCGGGTTACGCCCCGGCGCTTGA